One genomic region from Bacillus sp. SLBN-46 encodes:
- the secA gene encoding preprotein translocase subunit SecA yields the protein MGILNKVFDLNKRELKRLDKLAMKIDALAAETERLTDDQLREKTEEFKARYQKGETLDDLLVEAFAIVREGARRVLGLYPYHVQLMGGISLHEGNISEMKTGEGKTLTATMPVYLNALSGKGVHVVTVNEYLASRDATEMGQLYEFLGLTVGLNLNSMDKEEKQAAYAADITYGTNNELGFDYLRDNMVLYKEQKVQRPLFYAVIDEVDSILIDEARTPLIISGSAQKSAVLYIQANAFVRMLTKDTDYTYDEKTKGVMLTEEGISKAEKAFGIENLFDMANVTLNHHINQALKANVSMHLDIDYVVQDGEIVIVDQFTGRLMKGRRYSEGLHQAIEAKEGLEVQNESMTMATITFQNYFRMYEKLAGMTGTAKTEEEEFRNIYNMNVIVIPTNRPIARDDRADLIYKSMDGKFRAVVEDIAERHQKGQPVLVGTVAIETSELISKYLLKKGIRHNVLNAKNHEREAEIIAEAGHKGSVTIATNMAGRGTDIKLGEGVIDLGGLAVIGTERHESRRIDNQLRGRSGRQGDPGVTQFYLSMEDELMRRFGSDNMKAMMERLGMDDTQPIQSKMVSRAVESAQKRVEGNNFDARKQLLQYDDVLRQQREIIYSQRDEVLESEDLRDIVQKMILNSIQRNVDVHASRHEEEEEWDLQAIVEYVHATLLHEGDITLDDLKGKDPDEIVDAIFAKVKERYDEKEQILSPEQMREFEKVITLRAVDSKWIDHIDAMDQLRQGIHLRAYGQIDPLREYQHEGFAMFEAMIQSIEDEAAMYIMKAEIRNNLERQEVAKGQAVNPKEDGEPVKKKPKVNQMDIGRNDPCICGSGKKYKNCCGAVK from the coding sequence ATGGGGATTTTAAATAAAGTTTTTGATCTGAACAAGCGTGAACTGAAGCGATTAGACAAGCTTGCCATGAAAATTGATGCACTTGCTGCAGAAACTGAAAGGCTGACTGACGATCAGCTTCGTGAAAAAACTGAAGAATTCAAAGCTCGCTATCAAAAGGGCGAAACGCTTGATGATTTATTAGTAGAAGCTTTTGCTATTGTTCGCGAAGGTGCCCGTCGTGTTCTTGGGCTATATCCGTACCATGTGCAGCTAATGGGGGGTATTTCTCTCCATGAAGGGAATATTTCGGAGATGAAGACAGGGGAAGGTAAAACCTTAACGGCTACCATGCCTGTTTATTTGAATGCTCTTTCTGGTAAAGGCGTTCACGTAGTAACTGTCAACGAATACCTAGCAAGCCGTGACGCGACTGAGATGGGTCAGCTATATGAATTCCTAGGCCTAACCGTTGGCTTGAACTTAAACAGCATGGATAAGGAAGAAAAACAGGCAGCCTATGCCGCTGATATTACCTATGGTACAAACAATGAATTGGGATTTGACTATTTACGTGACAATATGGTCCTTTATAAAGAGCAAAAGGTACAGCGTCCGCTTTTTTATGCAGTCATTGACGAGGTCGACTCCATTTTAATTGATGAAGCCCGTACACCATTGATTATTTCAGGCTCAGCTCAAAAATCAGCGGTTCTTTATATTCAAGCCAATGCTTTTGTCCGTATGCTGACAAAAGACACTGACTATACGTACGATGAAAAGACAAAAGGCGTTATGCTGACAGAAGAAGGAATTAGCAAAGCTGAAAAAGCCTTCGGAATTGAAAACCTTTTTGATATGGCTAACGTTACGTTGAACCATCATATTAACCAGGCATTAAAAGCAAATGTCAGCATGCACCTTGATATAGATTATGTGGTGCAGGATGGCGAAATTGTCATCGTTGACCAGTTCACAGGCCGTTTGATGAAGGGCCGCCGCTACAGCGAAGGCTTGCATCAGGCGATTGAAGCAAAAGAAGGCCTCGAGGTTCAAAACGAAAGCATGACCATGGCTACAATTACATTCCAGAACTATTTCCGTATGTATGAAAAATTAGCCGGTATGACAGGTACAGCGAAAACAGAAGAAGAAGAATTCCGTAATATTTATAATATGAATGTTATCGTCATCCCAACGAACAGACCAATTGCCCGTGACGACCGCGCCGATTTGATTTACAAATCGATGGATGGTAAATTCCGTGCCGTCGTTGAGGATATCGCTGAACGTCATCAAAAGGGACAACCAGTCTTAGTTGGTACCGTAGCGATCGAAACATCTGAGCTTATTTCCAAGTACTTATTGAAAAAAGGGATCCGCCACAATGTCTTGAACGCGAAAAACCATGAACGTGAAGCCGAAATTATCGCCGAAGCAGGCCATAAAGGTTCTGTTACCATCGCTACCAACATGGCCGGACGTGGTACGGACATTAAGCTTGGCGAAGGAGTAATTGACTTAGGCGGACTAGCCGTTATTGGCACAGAGCGTCATGAAAGCCGACGCATTGATAACCAGCTCCGTGGACGTTCCGGACGTCAAGGAGACCCTGGTGTTACCCAATTCTACTTATCAATGGAAGACGAGCTGATGCGTCGCTTCGGTTCTGATAATATGAAAGCCATGATGGAACGTCTTGGTATGGATGATACCCAGCCAATCCAAAGTAAAATGGTTTCCCGTGCAGTTGAATCTGCTCAAAAACGTGTTGAGGGCAACAACTTTGACGCCCGTAAACAGCTTTTACAATATGACGATGTTCTCCGTCAGCAACGTGAAATCATCTACAGCCAGCGTGATGAAGTATTAGAATCCGAAGACCTTCGTGATATTGTTCAGAAAATGATTCTCAACTCTATTCAACGTAATGTAGATGTCCACGCCTCCCGTCATGAGGAAGAGGAAGAATGGGATCTTCAAGCCATTGTTGAGTATGTCCATGCAACCCTCCTTCATGAAGGTGACATCACTCTTGATGATTTGAAAGGTAAAGACCCAGATGAAATAGTCGACGCAATTTTTGCTAAAGTGAAGGAGCGCTACGATGAAAAAGAGCAAATCCTTTCTCCAGAGCAAATGCGTGAATTTGAAAAAGTTATTACATTAAGAGCTGTTGATTCCAAGTGGATTGATCACATTGATGCAATGGATCAGCTTCGTCAAGGAATTCACTTACGTGCATATGGTCAAATTGACCCGCTTCGTGAATATCAGCATGA